Proteins encoded by one window of Camelus bactrianus isolate YW-2024 breed Bactrian camel chromosome 9, ASM4877302v1, whole genome shotgun sequence:
- the LOC105062875 gene encoding cytochrome P450 2B4: MDLSVLLLLALLVGFLLLLARGRPKAHGHLPPGPRPLPLLGNILQVDKKGLLKSFLKLQEKYGDVFTVYLGPRPVVVICGTDAVREALVDQAEAFSGRAQIAVVDSVFQGYGVVFANGERWKALRRFSLATMRDFGMGKRTVEERIQEEAQFLVKELQNTQGALRDPTFFFQSATSNIICSIVFGERFDYRDPEFLRMLDLIFQSFSLISSLSSQLFELYSSILKHFPGTHRHIYNNLQEIKDFIGRNVQKHRETLDPRAPRDLIDTYLLRMDKEKSNPKSEFHEENLINNSLSLFFAGTETTSTTIRYGFLLMLKYPHVTERIHKEIDQVIGSHRPPALEDRAKMPYTDAVIHEIQRFGDLIPIGIPHMVTKDTYFRGYILPKGTEVYPILSSALHDPRYFEKPNAFNPDHFLDANGALKKNDAFMPFSLGKRICLGEGIARAELFIFFTTILQNFSVASPMVPEDIDLTPKESGVGTVPPTYEIRFLPRQRG; encoded by the exons ATGGACCTCAGCGTGCTCCTCCTCCTTGCTCTGCTTGTGGGATTCCTGCTTCTCCTGGCCAGAGGCCGCCCAAAGGCCCATGGCCACCTCCCACCAGGCCCCCGTCCTCTGCCCTTGCTGGGGAACATTCTGCAGGTGGACAAAAAAGGCCTGCTTAAATCTTTCCTGAAG CTGCAAGAAAAATACGGGGATGTCTTCACGGTGTACCTGGGACCAAGACCAGTCGTTGTGATATGTGGGACAGATGCCGTGCGGGAGGCCCTGGTGGACCAGGCTGAGGCCTTCTCTGGCCGGGCGCAAATCGCCGTCGTGGACTCAGTATTCCAAGGATATG GTGTGGTCTTTGCCAACGGGGAACGTTGGAAGGCCCTTCGACGATTCTCTCTGGCCACCATGAGGGACTTTGGGATGGGAAAGAGGACTGTGGAGGAGCGGATTCAGGAGGAGGCTCAGTTTCTGGTGAAGGAGCTGCAGAACACCCAGG GAGCTCTCAGAGACCCCACCTTCTTCTTCCAATCCGCCACCTCCAACATTATCTGCTCCATCGTCTTTGGAGAACGCTTCGACTACAGAGATCCCGAGTTCCTGAGGATGCTGGACTTGATCTTTCAGTCCTTTTCACTCATCAGCTCCTTGTCCAGTCAG CTGTTCGAGCTCTACTCCAGCATCTTGAAGCACTTTCCTGGCACACACAGGCATATCTACAATAACCTGCAGGAAATCAAAGACTTCATTGGCCGCAATGTGCAGAAGCACCGTGAAACCCTGGACCCCAGGGCCCCCCGGGACTTAATCGACACCTACCTGCTCCGCATGGACAAA GAGAAGTCCAACCCCAAAAGTGAGTTCCATGAGGAGAACCTCATCAACAATTCTCTGTCGCTCTTCTTTGCTGGCACCGAGACCACCAGCACCACTATCCGCTACGGATTCCTGCTCATGCTCAAATACCCCCATGTCACAG AAAGAATCCACAAGGAGATTGACCAGGTGATTGGCTCACACCGCCCACCAGCCCTTGAGGATCGAGCCAAAATGCCATACACTGACGCAGTCATCCACGAGATTCAGAGATTCGGAGACCTCATTCCCATTGGCATTCCCCACATGGTCACCAAAGACACTTACTTCCGAGGCTACATCCTCCCCAAG GGCACAGAAGTATATCCCATCCTGAGCTCTGCTCTTCATGACCCCCGTTACTTTGAAAAACCAAATGCCTTCAACCCTGACCATTTTCTGGATGCCAACGGGGCACTGAAGAAAAATGACGCTTTTATGCCCTTCTCCCTAG GGAAGCGCATCTGTCTTGGCGAAGGCATCGCCCGTGCCGAGTTATTCATCTTTTTCACCACCATCCTCCAGAACTTCTCCGTGGCCAGCCCCATGGTCCCCGAGGACATCGACCTCACACCCAAGGAGAGTGGTGTGGGCACAGTGCCCCCGACGTACGAGATCCGCTTCCTGCCCCGCCaaaggggctga